A segment of the Mercurialis annua linkage group LG4, ddMerAnnu1.2, whole genome shotgun sequence genome:
agttttaaaattataagagaatggctaaaacttaaaaaataattaagcaccaatttaaaaaataaaacaaatatgaaggctttttaaaatatttgtcatTTAAAATTGGAGAGTGAAGTAAAAACAGTTTGCCATACTTATGGATTTTTCCGTATGTTTTCTGTAGTCTAGAATAGAGAGATTACAGGTGATAAAGAGCTGCAATAGAATGATAACAATATTTTTCTCTTGTCGCACCATCTCCCTTATTGTACAATTATTTTCTGAAACATTTCTCGTGTTCAATAATAGTTTAAACTGAGAGGTTGTAAGTGAGAGAGAGCTGAAAATGGTAAAGAAATATTGAAGTTCAATTAGTCTTGAAATTCGATGCAAGTATTATGAATAAAGGGTCATTTCACCCCTTCCAgtgattttttaaacaaaataagcCCAATACATTCCATTGTTGTGTCAGTTTAAACCTCTTTAAGTGTCGAAATCATTAGTGTCTTCAGGAAATACAGGATGAACATACaaggtcatttttgcacctatTCTTATAATTTCCTCACACACATAAGATCAGaaaccaaaaagaaaaaacatcaaattCAGCAGAAGCAGTAGCAGACACTTAAATAATTCAGCTTAAGTCAGTCAATGGCAAAGAATTTGAACAAATTAGATCAGAATAACCAAAAGACCAGACATTAACAATTGCTAAATTACATTTACAAAGAAGATGAACAAAATTCAATCACCAATAGGCACTATACAGAACTTTTTTCCTATGGTGATCATCCAAATGAAATCAAAAGACCCTCCCAAATACTCTCTATTTCATATCTTACATTACAAAAGAGCTAAGCTCTCAAACATATTCAAGACCTCTCTTAAGAACCCAGGGTTTTCCCTTCCAATTCTTTGTTTTCTTCAATCATAATACTTACAGAGTTATTACCAATTATCGCCTGCGAAAAAACATATAATGTATATACACTACCCATATCTCACTTGCTTCACTCCCTTGAAAAAGATTCAAAACTTCCTCTTCTTGTTAAGTCTGCTGTGTTTGTGATTGTGGTGGCGTTTACCTTTCTTCTATGTACACTTGATTATATAAGTTCTAAGCCATAGCGGGGATGCTGGAATTTTGGCGATCCCTATTCAGGCAATCAAATCCTTCTACTCTAACTGCAGCTGGTTTAAGCCCGTACGTCATCCTCACGCACCCTCCTTTGCGTGAAGATGGAGTTGGAGATGACAAACCCGAAGGTGATGGAATTGACAATGGTGAAAATGAAGTGAGTTTGTCATCTCCAAATTGGGCATCTTGAATTAATGGGTTAGTGGTCCTGGTAGGAGGAGAGCCAGCAAAAAATGGAGGCGATGAGGATACCTGAGTTGCAGATTGTTCTACCCCATGACACTCCTGTTAACATAAGAATCAGGATCAATAAATATCTAATTTCCCCAAGCCCCTAGCTTTAGAAACTATTAGAAGTCCCAGGTGAATTTTTCTGAACAAAATATCCTCAGTAAATAAAATAACCAAAACATCAATCGAGAAAATTATCAGATCCTAAGCAATTATCAACGTAAAACATGCATCGAAAGACAATTGAAGTTTAGAAATACAATTGAAAACATATAATCTATCACAGGTAAGATGAGTTGTACGATTTACGCAATCTATGGACATTCTGTCCAGAAGAAAAAGGAAATTAAAGAGCATAAACAGTGTACCTTCATGAGAATGAGGTCCAGAAGCTCAGCCCCAGCTTTCGAATCATACATCTCGGCTTGATGACTGTTAAATAAAACAATCACACAAAAATTAGTATAAGCTCAAGCTGTTAAATTCACTAGTACAACGCGATAACCTAGTGAACATCCTCTTACCTCAAGTGCCATCGCAAAGGCCTGATAGGATTGTTGGCCAAAATTCCTACACGCCGAGGTCTGGGGCAAACTACAGGACCCTTGGAATCAAAAATTGAAACCAAGCCTCTACTCTCATCACAGGAGGCAACGGCGTTCTTCTGAAGATTCAATTGATTCATCTTGCAGATTTTGCACAAATATTCGACAGTAAGAACGCCTGTCCACACCAGAACAACAAAATCAGCTTCGGATTAATGTTTGCAAACCCAATTAAACATTTCagacaaaaaaattaagtcAAAACATACTCATTTATGGAGATCAACgaaatttaacacataataaCGCATACTGAATTACTCCATATAAAACTTGCTGACCAGATCCACATATTAATAACAATATAATAACTCCAGATCCATTCAAAACAGCATAAATTTATGACATTAAAGCCAGAAAATATTCATCAATAACTCGATAAGTAAAATTCTTGTATTACATTAATAAgttgaaatttttattaaaaaaaagacaaactttgaaaattaatatatatcccTCTCCAATTTCAAGAAAAAACTCGAAGATCAAACCTTTCTCCAATTAAACGCCCAAAAAAAGTCATCAAAACCTAACTTTATTAAACagccaatatttttaaaatccattcGCACCCTTTTGAACGAAATTAACGAAACAaccaaagaaaaattaaaaacagcTAAAAGACTAACCGGATCTGCCCtgtaacaaattcaaaaaaaaaaaaaactaaaaaggaaCATTTATGGATTATAACTAAAACGGTTAAAATTTCAAAGagattttaaattaacaaaaaaatagcgAAAAACAGATCtggaaaataataatgaaaggGGTACCTGCAGTGAAAGCTGAGGAAAGAGAGAGGGAGAGGGGCAGAAGGGAGTGAAAATGGAGGTTGCAACTAATTTATAGGGCATCCTTTTTGTGTAATAACTAATAACTAGTCAAAAATGGATgccttcttttttcttttcttttttcctttttaggaTTTCAATTCCAGggtgattttattattttaattttttggttttgaatAGAGTTGTTATTATTTGTTAAGTTTAGGCGGGTGGGGATAAAAtctagggttaattacatataaaatcatgactttactccaagttttaaaaataacataacttttaaaacgtgtcaatcatAGACACCatctttcatattattttttaaaataacatctgcgatttttagtggcatttttggtgacgtggcatgacacgtggcagacccattgggtgtccaagtcagcaaaatttcaccaaaaaatatgcccatgataaaattaaaaataaaataaaaagtgatgtctataattgacactttttaaaagtaattttatttttgaaacttagtataaaggtcatgattttatatgtaattaaccctaaaatttaattgtactcgactttttaaaaaaaagtaaaggtCCGtcgtaattttattattttattagttttaatgatttaaatatatttaatagttTGATTTTTCCAAAGTTTTCTTTACTCAAAACTACTACAAAGCTCTTGGCACAAAAATATCAAGGAAAAATGTGCAAAAATAGCCTTGATGTTTTGATTGTGTCTCATCTGGATAGATATGTTTATTGGTCGGACTtactaaacttttttattttttaagtaagtTCAAGTCCGGTTCGAGCGCGGGTTGGGCTTCATTTTATCACCCAACCCCGGCCCTTGCACTCTATTTTTGCGGGCTCGAAAATTTTCCCGAACATAcatgtaaaattaataaaaatatagaaggTTTTACCCGCTCATAAAAATAACGGACTTTTTTTGGGCGGACTAAGCCCATAAATAATCAACACCTAGgctattaatgttttttttcgtCTAAAAATTGACTCATAGAATAAATAAACATCCCGTCTAACAGAAACGTATTAAATCATTACCTGGCTTATGTGGCATTAAAAGAGTTGTGTGatcggagcggggttcgggggccgcttaTCTAGGATTATGGCAGATTTCGGATCTGGCTTtgaataaatttacaatttatttaaataatcattggattataactattttaatataaataagataattatataattcataaatgattggagtatttaaaaataaaataaataattttatatattttataaaaattgtattttaatagggatatttttgttcaaataattaaaaaattaaaacaactaTCAACTGCTGGCAAAAAAACTCCAAAATGGAGCTTTTCGGACAGCAGCTGTTGGATgtatataaattcaaaaaaaaaaataaaaaacttcaCCAAACACTTAATAGGAgctttaaaataaaagttaaaatctCCACCGAAATGCTGACCAAACACCCCCATAATACGATTTAAGTGTATTttgaattctaaaaaaattgtattttgaattaaaaaaaagtagtaTTATAAACAAACTGaataaatttgcatgttaatcTATTAAACGACATATTTAAACAGAATCATCAATAAATGgacttattttttataaaattatgttcAACCTCAATCTTAATTGGTTATTAATTcgtattaaattaattatattagcGCAAGACGATCTATCTTGACAGGCATAATTGAGAATGCGAAGTTGGAGAAAAGATTTAAGTGGTAATTTACACCTTCAAATTGTAActaatgggcaattaacacataaattaacttaacGGTAAATTAGTTacgaacttgttgattatggGCAGTTAACtctattttggcaatttatctcctcaacttgtaagctaatATTTccataaattgaaaattttctctCAACTTGCAAACTAATTTGCCCAAATGGATTAATTATTcataaatatcaaatttatattatctTAATTGTCCGGTGCTTACAAATTGAGGGGATAAATTGCCCACTTAAATCTcgaaaaaaaggtaaaagtaAAAGTTTCCTCATTGGACCTAGTCCCTGCTGAAAGCTGGCTTCCATAAGAGTGTTTGGGTCGGACTTTTCCAGGAAAGTGTTgaatcattttataatttatgtctATAAATTTCATTTGAGATCTGCTTATATGTATCGCACAAGTAGCGGAATTTACGTAGCGGAGAATCAGGAAAGCGTGTAACTCTATTGGATCCCACATAACTTCATTTCATCAGGCTTATCAGGCGTTGGATTCTTTGACTTCTTAAGTCCAAATACATATACGTGCCTCGCCCTTTCTTTACTCTATACAGATTCACATGCTCCACGTTTTATCTAATCTTCTCTTTTTGTGCTGAATAAAAAACCGGCCACCTTCAAGACTTTTACACACTTCCAACGTTTTTTAGCCTCTTTTGAGTATCAAAGATCCAGCTATTTATACTctcatgttatttttatatgCTTCTCATAGTGAGGAAGAACGGAATATAAACATCATAAATTTTgaataaactgaaaataaatatCTTATTAACAGCTTGAACGAACATGAATCAACCACAAACTAACGAGTTGTACATGACCACTTCAAAATTCGGCTCTGGTCATTTACAGCCCCACACAATACtgaataataaaatagtgtGGCATCAGtttaattagcaatttaaaatttCCATTACTAATTCAATTAccttttattcataaaaagaaaTTCAGTTACCTTTTAGTTTCTAAAAACTATGGCTATACttgaataaaacaaaatattcaTATCTATTCACAATTTTAGCATCTATGTTAAATAtaccatatttttaaaattttatcatatttaccATCATATTTAACTTTTACCTCTGTCGAATACACCCGCAATCTATTTGgatgtgattttatatgtatatgtatataaaattaatcttaCATGGCGTAAATAACATCTCGCCACATTAGTTCAAATTGATTAAGGATATATTTGGAAAGTTGAAAAGATGTGTATAtgacaaaacaattaaaatatgatttatttgacaaattattaaaattgtggtagataaatattttacttatttgttttttgttgcTGGGTCCATGAGGTATTCTGAACGGATTTTAACTGTAAGACAACACCTTTAAATTTTCTATCAACAAACTAATCCCATTAGAGTAGTGTATATAGGTCTTTTACGGGAGACAAATTATGGCCCCAAGTAAGTATAAATAAGAGTTTAGATCTTAATAATTGATTATCTTTTTTCTGCATTAGTATGTAGATATTTATAAGTGTAGAAAATTGCGCTCAGGTAGCGGAACATTCGGGACAACCTTATCACTCACCTTCTATCGTACACATATAATCAAGAGTGACTTGTGTTGAAAGTTGAACATGAAGTGAATAATGAGCACTGTTTTCAACATTCAATTCTACTAAATCTGCAGCATGTAAACCATCCTTTTGGAAAAACAAGCCTGGATACTGGAAACTATTGCAACACCAAAGAGCACGATGTCCTTATCAACTGCATTATCATCGTAACAGTAACTATATATGTAGCCACTATCGAATTTACAGCAGTATTAACCAATATATTCACACAGTCATCAACAATTGAGAGCGCAGCATCATAAAATTCTTTACGGAGCTAAGGGCTTCGAACTACCATCATGACCATTAGTGACACCATTCGCATCTCATTTGgttgtttttgaattttgtttaacCACTTCCCATTCATTTTGGATAATAATGTAAGAGCCCCTATTTGATGTTCAGATTGATTAGTGGACATTCTATGAGCTTGTTGGTGATTTTTCCATACAATTTGAAAGTTACAAAGATTGTTGATTCATATTTTttcatgtataattttttagaagaaaaataTTCATTAATCTGTTTAGCTACAATCCAAATTTCATTTGTATACCCTAAGATGTATAGGGTGAGTATACTGATATCGATTTGCAAAAATATACGGATTCCAGATATTGTTTGTTTCATGAAGGCTTAGTTGTAAAATGGCAATGGAAGGGAAGGATGCTTGATCCAAGTTGTTGCAAGCgtttttttgtcttttatttaatctttttaatggTTCGCTAGATAATTTGGTAAGCTAATATAACTTTTTTGTATTTCAGAATGCAATTTATTAACTTGTTAACTAATAGATTACgatagataaaattaaaatttgcagTTTTTCTACAGTACCTTAACATGAAAAGAATGTACATGCAAAAAGCTCTCAAgaatcaattttctttttataagaGCTAATAaccttatttattttgatttctgGATTTCATATAGTAAGGTGGATCTCAAAAGATATGAAAGACCTCACTCCAAGCAGTGGAGGAACAAGGGAGAATCGAGGAGAGTCGGCCAACTCTCCCCGccgaaaaataattaaaaaaatagattttctAGATGTTTTTTAGTAACCGCCCCTACATGTGTTAGGGGCGGTTGTTTCCATGTACAATTTTAACTGCATATCTTGAAATTACTactgtttgatttttttttaaatagccgaACATGAGAATTTCGACCTTTTAAGTTGGAGTCCTGGTTCCACCACTTACTCTCAGCGgttttagatttaaattttggacttaaattttaaacttcatCAAATGCAACAAAAAATATGCAAGTCATGCGCGTTTTGCACGCCAATGCTTTAGTCACATCCTGAACATCATGCACAATAATCGAAATGTATTGGctgaatatatagtttgacccctgaatttgtACCTGTAATTATCCATCTAACCtttaaatttaacgtctcacctatcgaacctctgaattTGTATTTAAGACCAATCAAATTTATCCTCTGTATGGCTGAAAGTGAGCAATGTTGAGCATTATGTTacttcaaataataaaaaacttaaAGATTTCGATAAGaaaattattatgaaaaaatgtatcaattaataatttaacttATAAAATCTCAAACtggatcaaaataaaataaattcaattagaaaacttaaaatattagcCATCAAGTTGCATAAAAAGTAAGTAAGGTTTATTATCATGAATATTTTTATCTtgcttttaaaatataaattgggatacatatataatttttgggcattttcataaaattaaccggtaattttatatatatttttgagtagttttaaaataatctCTCTTTTTTGTTAAATTGAAAAGAATTGATAATTTTACTGAGGCCGTAGAtaatgatttttcattttcctcTGCAATATCTGGTTCCAGTTCGCTTTCCTCTTCCCAACAACAGCACATccgttaaataataaaaaccaaTTTGGAAGCTTCGATAGGACCATTTCAGTTATAACAGCAAACTGACGtgtataattttcaaaatacaaaaataagaCAATTCAACAAACTGACgtttataattttcaaaatactgAAAACAGAAATAGAAAATTATaatagaaacaaaaaataaaataaaaataaatcgcTTATACTGATAGGATAGGAAAATATATAATCCTATggaaataaaaatgttaaaataaaatatactaaaaataaaaagtaataaaaaaaatctaaaaaaattataataaaagttaagaattttaaaaattcttttcTTTCTCCCAAACCACCAAAGGTTCGAGAAGTTTTCCTACCACAAAATAGAAAtaatcaaacctttaaaaacaaacatttatatgactatatcaattaaattttaatcattttggtCTGCAGTCAGAGATAATTTCATGGCTTTGAAATCCGAAAAAATCCACGCTCGCCACGGCAGCTTATTGTCCGTCTATggttattactatttttattattaaattagttaatttacgCTTCTAGATAAGTATATAAATTCAACTATTAGCACCCATTCACATTCACGTCTCTAATTTCCTTTATTATTCATATTTGTTTTTGGTAAGATACTGTTTGTTTCCAGGGAAAGAGAGGGAAAAAGAAAATGGCTGCGGCAGTCAAATTCCCAGGCATCGACAATGAGTTGCAGAAGATTTTGGATGCTAATATGGATGACGTGTCTGCAAGACGACGCGCTCGTGATGCGTTTAAGGATGTTCAGCTTAATATTGATCATATATTATTCAaggttttttaacttttttttttctcttccaAGTTcgaatttgattttataataatctTCATTTAATTCACATTTGCTATTAGTAAAATTATGATTAAATGCTGTGATGATTGTAATTTGTGATatgagattgttaattaaaaatgGTGGAACGTTATTTATTTGAGATTATGTTTCTGTTTGTGTTTGCAGACACCTTCTGATGGACTGAAAATAAAGGAGGTAACGAgtaattctttaattttaacttctgttttttttttccttttttgttgtttttcagAACAAAAAACATTTTGTTGggtttttttgaaaaacaaaaaaacaaataggTAGTTGAAGTTGACAAGCTGAGAATTTATTGCAGTATTCTCACGTGTGTATCTCTGTATAAATTGCTGGTGTTTTAAAACTATGATGGCTCCTTTTTTGCGTGTGTGAAGAGTTGGTGTGTGTTTAGTTAAGAACTTCAATTCCCATTTTTTAAGGTGCCCACCTatttaataattcttttaattttttcaagaaGAACAAAAGGAAAAGTAAGTGTCCTTTCTTTTGCTATTTTTATGTCTAAAGTCTGATATTTTTATGCAAATACAAGAATTTTTAACATTAACTTTCAATTCTTAACATTAGGTTTCGGAGAATGACCCCGTACTATATAAGTAGAATCAAGCTATGTATTGTCAAAAGTTACAATCTAATCAGCAACAACTATAATGTTGTATTTCAAAGTTGTTTCGATGCTTTTCTTGATGATGTTTATTGCTTGATTTCTCTTGCTCTGCGTCTTTTTTGAACAGTGGTATGAGGTGAACTCTAGAGGGTTGGAAATTTTCACAAAAAGTTGGCTTCCGGGAACCTCTTCTCCCAGAGCAGTGGTGTGTTTTTGTCATGGCTACGGAGACTGTTGCACATTTTTCTTTGAAGGCATGCAGTTTATTTTCAAGTAGAAGTAACACTGACCACTGTGAAGTTTAATGAAACCTTTGCTGATAGGACTTTATTCATTATTGGCATTGTTTGCAGGGATTGCGAGAAAGTTGGCGTCATCTGGATATGCAGTTATTGCGATGGATTACCCAGGATTTGGTGTTTCAGAAGGCCTTCATTGCTATATTCCTAGTTTTGATCGGCTAGTTGATGATGTCATTGAGAATTTCTCCAAAGTCAAAGGTCTATGTCTGTTTCAAACTCTTTTATTACTGCTCCTGAATTgcttatttgttttttcttgGTTTCAAGATATTTTAGATATTTCTTCTTGTCTATGGCTTTTTTTTGGTAGTGAATGTATGAGAATTGCTGTCTCCCAGCTACTTACATAAGGCTGACTAGACAAACAATTGCTACTGGTCATAATAAATACTGTGAAAGGGAGTCACAACTAAATGTGAGAAATTTTGGAAGGTTAATCTAATTGTATGTAGGAGCGTGCATTAGTCAAACAAAATCaagttaaactttttatttttctaaaactaAACCGAGCTGGTTTTATAAGAATATGAAATGTTTCAAACCAGACTatcttgttctttttttttcatttcaatttgtaCCAAAATTGTGCTGAAATGTTTTTGCCGTCAAAATCACAGTGAATCAAAGAACCGATTCTTTGATTATTTCAAACCAACACAAACTGAATCTATTGGTTCAGCTTTGGTTATGTTTTGAACATTCTGAAGTGTATGTCTTGTCTATGATATTCAAGGGGAAAGCCAACCATCATTGGTTTGTGTAGGTTGAAGCTAATTGATAACCTCTAAGGTACTAGAATAGGCAGATTTTTGACGTTGCTGGATGATTGACCATCAATTTGACAGCATATTATATCTATTACTAGGCGGATCTGAAGTTGTCATCCAATCAGTTGTTCTACGTATAAATAAACGGCATTCATTTTCCAGGTGCATGTCTTTGCATCtaatctaattaaaatcaatagatGCTTAATTAGATTTTACATTAagggtttatttatttataagtgCCAAAACTTCAGGCCATCTATCATGTGTACAAACAAGATATTTGGTAATCTGAATTCAGATTTTCATCATTTAAAAGCTTGATAGAGGCTACTCGACTGTGTAATCATCTGTTAATATGGTTGATGGTTCTCTTCTCGAAGCCTTTTTATTGACTTGAGGACTACGTACTTTAGCATCACATATATTTTGAGCCTCTGTTGTCAAATTCTCATCTCTGCTTTATTTGTTTCGTCTTGCAGTTAGATTTATAGAATTTAAATAGCCTATGAGGCATTTTCCAGTGCGAGTAGCTGGATACATCTGTGCCGATTTATCAAGTCAGTAAATGTGTATGCCAGTCTAATTCATTGGAAAGTTGCTACCTGAAACTTGCTACTGATGTTTTTTGCTCTTTTTTTTCTCACAATCCCGTATGAATATCATAAGTTTCTGAAGAAGCATGTTGAAGAAGTTTTCTTTCATAATATAATCAGTTAACCAACCACCCCTAACCGTTCTCTTTACTGCATACAATTTGGGGATAAACAAACTGCTTTAGAAAGATCACTGATGTCTGTCTTCTTTCTCACCTTTTACACCAATTTCTACTCTTTATTCTCTCTTCAAGTTCCTGCACTTCTGTCAACTTGATATGGAAAACGCAACCTTTATAAGAATATGACTCGATAAGTCATTGTTCAGAATTATCCGCATTCAATCAATAAAATTCTAAGATATCTTCTGACAGTCTctctattaatatatttttacttgattttaaattttaagaataGCATTATATATCGACTTCTGATAAATCTTCTGTTTCATTTGCATGGCAGAGGATCCAACTTTCAGGAATCTCCCGAGTTTCCTGTTTGGACAGTCGATGGGTGGAGCTGTTGCTCTGAAGGTGCACTTAAAACAGCCCAATGCATGGAATGGTGCCATTCTTGATGCACCTATGTGCAAGGTATTATTCTCAGCTTAATcgcaacaattttttttttttcatttatcttCTTTTTGGCTAATAGTAGCTGAAACATAAATTGCAGATTGCTGATGACATGGTTCCACCAATGATACTGAAGCAAATATTGATCGGTGTAGCCAATTTTCTTCCAACTAGCAAATTAGTTCCACAAAAGAATTTGGCCGAGGCAGCATTTAGAGATTTGAAGTATCGAAAACTGGTTTATCTCTATACTCAATTTTATCCATTTTAGAACTTATTATGTGATTTTGGAACTTCATTAGTTTCTATTTGTCTTCCCTTTGTTCTCGTCCATATCCTGAGTGTTTTCGTGCTCTGAAATGCAGACATCTTACAATGTTATTGCTTACAAGGATAAGCCACGACTGAAGACAGCTCTGGAGATGCTAAGAACCACGCAAGAGATAGAACAGCGATTGGGAGAAGTATGCAATTTCTCTTTCTTTTATAACATCCTCGGAAATTATAACAAAACAGACCGCCGCTGCtatatttgattttatcttTCAAGCATAGGTGAACTGTTCTGTCAGTCTTCGTATTTAAATATGTAATCACTGGCTTGCAGGTCTCTCTACCGCTCTTAATTCTACACGGAGAGGCTGATACCGTAACAGATCCATCTGTGAGCAAGGCTTTGTTTGAAAAGGCATGCAGTTCGGACAAGAAACTTAAACTTTATGAAGAATCTTATCACTCTCTTCTGGAAGGTGAGCCAGATGAAGTGATAATTCAGGTTTTTAATGATATTATTTCTTGGCTTGACGAGCACACCAAATAAATTAACTCATCCTGATGAGTAGCCTTGTAATTTCCATTAAATGAGTAAAAAGCAAaatgaaaagagaaattaatttaatttagatttgTTATGCTATTAGTTTCGGCAATAAGGCTGTTTTTTCATGTAAATATTCTCCTGTTCTACTGGGAACTATTTAATTCTGTGCCCTTACATTGCTGATAGCTTGTATCTTGGCCTTAATGCTCAAAGAGTTCAATCTCCAAATCCTAAAAAATTAGAGGAAAGTTTCTAGAATATCTTGTTTCACactttatttatcattttattctGTTTTTGGACTAATAATCACCTATGACCTATGATGTTTGAATTTTCGATCACTAGACCACTTGATATTTAAAAATGGTCAGTAAATTCTCTGATTTTTATagcggcgctcgctaaacctCTGAGTACGAAAATACCGCTGGCAAAACACGCGAAAAttagtgatttttggtgcatttaagcttATATAATATAGTCTATTTAGTTAAAAATATGGCAACacatattttatcttttttaaattattaatgtatTCATCTTTCCTTTTGAGTGTTTATCTCATACAACGGATATGCCATGTCATTTTTACTTTAAACCAATAAAactttgcgatagggaatctttatttattgcttatttttttatcgttaAACATAtgcacatggctaacgcctcattggtttgttaCATGAATGACATGACGCAATcgttgtgttgtataattattccttttcaatatatttaaattaattggtAAGTCAaaataacttataaaaatacatagaattttta
Coding sequences within it:
- the LOC126679041 gene encoding uncharacterized protein LOC126679041, whose amino-acid sequence is MNQLNLQKNAVASCDESRGLVSIFDSKGPVVCPRPRRVGILANNPIRPLRWHLSHQAEMYDSKAGAELLDLILMKECHGVEQSATQVSSSPPFFAGSPPTRTTNPLIQDAQFGDDKLTSFSPLSIPSPSGLSSPTPSSRKGGCVRMTYGLKPAAVRVEGFDCLNRDRQNSSIPAMA
- the LOC126679502 gene encoding caffeoylshikimate esterase isoform X1, translated to MALKSEKIHARHGSLLSVYDTVCFQGKRGKKKMAAAVKFPGIDNELQKILDANMDDVSARRRARDAFKDVQLNIDHILFKTPSDGLKIKEWYEVNSRGLEIFTKSWLPGTSSPRAVVCFCHGYGDCCTFFFEGIARKLASSGYAVIAMDYPGFGVSEGLHCYIPSFDRLVDDVIENFSKVKEDPTFRNLPSFLFGQSMGGAVALKVHLKQPNAWNGAILDAPMCKIADDMVPPMILKQILIGVANFLPTSKLVPQKNLAEAAFRDLKYRKLTSYNVIAYKDKPRLKTALEMLRTTQEIEQRLGEVSLPLLILHGEADTVTDPSVSKALFEKACSSDKKLKLYEESYHSLLEGEPDEVIIQVFNDIISWLDEHTK
- the LOC126679502 gene encoding caffeoylshikimate esterase isoform X2, with the protein product MGKRGKKKMAAAVKFPGIDNELQKILDANMDDVSARRRARDAFKDVQLNIDHILFKTPSDGLKIKEWYEVNSRGLEIFTKSWLPGTSSPRAVVCFCHGYGDCCTFFFEGIARKLASSGYAVIAMDYPGFGVSEGLHCYIPSFDRLVDDVIENFSKVKEDPTFRNLPSFLFGQSMGGAVALKVHLKQPNAWNGAILDAPMCKIADDMVPPMILKQILIGVANFLPTSKLVPQKNLAEAAFRDLKYRKLTSYNVIAYKDKPRLKTALEMLRTTQEIEQRLGEVSLPLLILHGEADTVTDPSVSKALFEKACSSDKKLKLYEESYHSLLEGEPDEVIIQVFNDIISWLDEHTK
- the LOC126679502 gene encoding caffeoylshikimate esterase isoform X3; this translates as MAAAVKFPGIDNELQKILDANMDDVSARRRARDAFKDVQLNIDHILFKTPSDGLKIKEWYEVNSRGLEIFTKSWLPGTSSPRAVVCFCHGYGDCCTFFFEGIARKLASSGYAVIAMDYPGFGVSEGLHCYIPSFDRLVDDVIENFSKVKEDPTFRNLPSFLFGQSMGGAVALKVHLKQPNAWNGAILDAPMCKIADDMVPPMILKQILIGVANFLPTSKLVPQKNLAEAAFRDLKYRKLTSYNVIAYKDKPRLKTALEMLRTTQEIEQRLGEVSLPLLILHGEADTVTDPSVSKALFEKACSSDKKLKLYEESYHSLLEGEPDEVIIQVFNDIISWLDEHTK